A region of Xylocopa sonorina isolate GNS202 chromosome 13, iyXylSono1_principal, whole genome shotgun sequence DNA encodes the following proteins:
- the Pez gene encoding protein tyrosine phosphatase non-receptor pez isoform X2: MPFKFHLKKSRQYNVVSKNQYVICIELLDTSIECTLSIDSLGQECLDNVTQRLGLGQPEFFGLRYISRHDSPSARWVDMDKPLKKQLEKEAKNFSLYLRVMYYVTDVQLIQDEMTRYHYYLQLKSDVLEGRFPCNSRQATLLASYSMQAEFGNYDAERHTIECLQQCTLFPKDVIQADPGGQDSLLHTAVCQYKNLVGVTQSAAEELYISIVMQLEGYGNETFSTKDSGNNEVILGISINGIMVVYPNTQTTQFYRWKDISNVINHKKTFRIECQAEGEEPKQFIFTESRNAKYVWRLCIAQHTFYMQHQESRPIERSTNGYFDSDTNDSGDHAVSVNLDNRNAEGHTRWTSYNDLSTSPYPVVSVSSTDINNLRALLPSYRPAPDYETAVQMKYNNGGNPPQPYYANQSTIVGADISCLLGNVVNRSRY, encoded by the exons ATGCCGTTTAAATTCCACTTGAAGAAAAGTCGACAGTACAACGTAGTCTCGAAGAATCAGTATGTGATCTGCATCGAGTTATTGGACACTTCCATAGAGTGCACATTAAGCATCGACAGTCTGGGTCAGGAATGCTTGGATAATGTGACTCAACGTCTGGGACTAGGACAGCCAGAATTCTTTGGTTTGCGTTACATCTCCAGACATGATTCTCCGTCTGCAAGATGGGTTGATATGGACAAGCCATTGAAAAAGCAACTGGAGAAGGAGGCCAAGAATTTTAGCCTTTACTTGAGGGTCATGTACTATGTTACCGATGTGCAACTAATTCAAGATGAAATGACAAG GTACCACTATTACCTCCAACTGAAAAGTGACGTTTTGGAGGGCAGATTTCCATGTAATTCTAGACAAGCAACTCTTTTAGCTAGCTACTCAATGCAAGCAGAGTTCGGTAATTATGATGCGGAAAGACATACAATAGAGTGCTTGCAACAATGTACATTATTTCCTAAG GATGTTATCCAAGCAGATCCTGGAGGTCAAGATTCTCTTTTGCATACTGCTGTATGCCAATACAAGAATCTGGTTGGTGTCACTCAATCTGCAGCAgaggaattatacatttccattgtTATGCAGCTAGAAGGATATGGAAATGAAACATTCTCTACTAAG GATAGTGGTAACAATGAGGTGATATTAGGAATCTCTATCAATGGGATCATGGTTGTTTATCCTAACACGCAAACAACGCAATTCTACAG GTGGAAAGACATAAGCAATGTGATCAATCACAAGAAAACGTTTAGAATAGAATGTCAAGCGGAAGGTGAGGAGCCGAAGCAGTTTATATTTACTGAATCACGTAATGCAAAGTATGTATGGCGTCTCTGCATAGCACAGCATACATTCTACATGCAACATCAAGAATCCAGACCGATAGAAAGATCAACTAACGGCTATTTC GATAGTGACACAAATGACTCTGGAGATCATGCAGTGTCGGTAAATTTGGACAACAGAAATGCAGAAGGTCACACAAGGTGGACTAGCTACAACGATCTCTCGACATCACCGTATCCTGTCGTGTCCGTGTCATCGACGGACATCAATAACTTACGTGCCTTACTCCCGTCCTACAGACCAGCGCCTGACTACGAAACGGCTGTTCAGATGAAGTATAACAACGGAGGGAATCCACCTCAGCCTTATTACGCTAATCAGTCCACGATCGTTGGAGCGGATATTTCGTGCCTTCTTGGTAATGTAGTTAATCGAAGTAGATATTAA
- the Pez gene encoding protein tyrosine phosphatase non-receptor pez isoform X1, translating into MWCLGNFFVRRVLKMPFKFHLKKSRQYNVVSKNQYVICIELLDTSIECTLSIDSLGQECLDNVTQRLGLGQPEFFGLRYISRHDSPSARWVDMDKPLKKQLEKEAKNFSLYLRVMYYVTDVQLIQDEMTRYHYYLQLKSDVLEGRFPCNSRQATLLASYSMQAEFGNYDAERHTIECLQQCTLFPKDVIQADPGGQDSLLHTAVCQYKNLVGVTQSAAEELYISIVMQLEGYGNETFSTKDSGNNEVILGISINGIMVVYPNTQTTQFYRWKDISNVINHKKTFRIECQAEGEEPKQFIFTESRNAKYVWRLCIAQHTFYMQHQESRPIERSTNGYFDSDTNDSGDHAVSVNLDNRNAEGHTRWTSYNDLSTSPYPVVSVSSTDINNLRALLPSYRPAPDYETAVQMKYNNGGNPPQPYYANQSTIVGADISCLLGNVVNRSRY; encoded by the exons ATGTGGTGCCTAGGGAATTTTTTTG TCCGAAGGGTCCTGAAAATGCCGTTTAAATTCCACTTGAAGAAAAGTCGACAGTACAACGTAGTCTCGAAGAATCAGTATGTGATCTGCATCGAGTTATTGGACACTTCCATAGAGTGCACATTAAGCATCGACAGTCTGGGTCAGGAATGCTTGGATAATGTGACTCAACGTCTGGGACTAGGACAGCCAGAATTCTTTGGTTTGCGTTACATCTCCAGACATGATTCTCCGTCTGCAAGATGGGTTGATATGGACAAGCCATTGAAAAAGCAACTGGAGAAGGAGGCCAAGAATTTTAGCCTTTACTTGAGGGTCATGTACTATGTTACCGATGTGCAACTAATTCAAGATGAAATGACAAG GTACCACTATTACCTCCAACTGAAAAGTGACGTTTTGGAGGGCAGATTTCCATGTAATTCTAGACAAGCAACTCTTTTAGCTAGCTACTCAATGCAAGCAGAGTTCGGTAATTATGATGCGGAAAGACATACAATAGAGTGCTTGCAACAATGTACATTATTTCCTAAG GATGTTATCCAAGCAGATCCTGGAGGTCAAGATTCTCTTTTGCATACTGCTGTATGCCAATACAAGAATCTGGTTGGTGTCACTCAATCTGCAGCAgaggaattatacatttccattgtTATGCAGCTAGAAGGATATGGAAATGAAACATTCTCTACTAAG GATAGTGGTAACAATGAGGTGATATTAGGAATCTCTATCAATGGGATCATGGTTGTTTATCCTAACACGCAAACAACGCAATTCTACAG GTGGAAAGACATAAGCAATGTGATCAATCACAAGAAAACGTTTAGAATAGAATGTCAAGCGGAAGGTGAGGAGCCGAAGCAGTTTATATTTACTGAATCACGTAATGCAAAGTATGTATGGCGTCTCTGCATAGCACAGCATACATTCTACATGCAACATCAAGAATCCAGACCGATAGAAAGATCAACTAACGGCTATTTC GATAGTGACACAAATGACTCTGGAGATCATGCAGTGTCGGTAAATTTGGACAACAGAAATGCAGAAGGTCACACAAGGTGGACTAGCTACAACGATCTCTCGACATCACCGTATCCTGTCGTGTCCGTGTCATCGACGGACATCAATAACTTACGTGCCTTACTCCCGTCCTACAGACCAGCGCCTGACTACGAAACGGCTGTTCAGATGAAGTATAACAACGGAGGGAATCCACCTCAGCCTTATTACGCTAATCAGTCCACGATCGTTGGAGCGGATATTTCGTGCCTTCTTGGTAATGTAGTTAATCGAAGTAGATATTAA